CTTTAGCCTCACTATGAGAGGTAGTGGTGCATCTAATAGCACAATAATGCAAAATAGTGGTAGTGATAAAACTACCACTAACTCAAATACAAATAGCAATTTGAACAGTGTCAGTGGAAATTTAGTAGGTCCAAATAAGAAGGTTAGTTCTGTGATGGACGATCCTATGAGGTTGATAGGAACTGCCTGGTGCCCTAGGTTTGATGAGTGCCCAGTGCTAGAACCACTGGTGTGCAAGAAATTGGCACATGAAAGATTGACTGAATTAGTGTTTAGGGAAGATTGCTTCGTAACAGCGTGTCAAGATGGATATGTCTACACATGGGCAAGGCCTGGTCACATGGTAGGTCCTCTCACCATCAGCAGCACTCTGCACAGGCCACATCATCATAGCAATCCTTACACCAACATTAATTCCTTGCGACCTAACGATCTATGATGTAACCCATCTTCAATTGTTATTGCAATTTTGTGAAGTaggattttttttagtaaagaattctaatttgtatataaatagaaataaaatttaaaatcattatcattattcaatGAATGAAATAGGCAATACAATAATGTTTTGGACAATTCCTATTgtctttgttaaattatattaggaaatgaaaaatgttctTTTAGATACATAACtattaaatgtgaaaaatataagaggGTGATTTTGTTATCTTTcatctttattaacaaatgtAATGAATATTGTTCTTGCGGCATCATGTCATAATATAaatggtaattttttaaattttaatttgagaataaatgtatattctttcttatatttacaaaaaaaacctTAGTTTACATTTTATCCAAagcaatatacattatattaaaaggtGCCATTGGAATAcagattgatatataatacattaaagatTTAACAATATCTTTTAGTTCATATTATATACCAATTACAGAAATGTACGGACAGATGATACtatgaatggaaaaatttatatttctctactatataaattatgaaatgcaatatttcatatttaacttttatgtattttataatttaaattttctgaaaaaagaaatgaatttgtaagattttttcaaaatttaattatgtaaaattttagttttttttttttttattttttttttttttttttttttgattgatatataaaatgaacatTCATAGTATAAATCTCCATTCATATTTGTGCCTAATGATCATCTggtcaaaatatattcaatataaatattaaacgagTACATTAgtatgattataaatagaatatatttatatttggttTGCATCATTGAGAGTAATATTGTTTGCGCTCCATAAGATTTTGTAACAGGGCAGGCCCcttaaatcctttttttctttcctgtaAAGTGTTAGCTTAGCTTAGTAAATGATAGAAAGTCAATGAGTTATTTTAGTGAAACTATTGTCCTGGATTATAATGATGTGACATTTAATCCTTTGTTGAAAACAATGAATTGCCTTGTTGTACAATAAAGCAAaactttgaatgaaatattgctGCTTGCTTCCTGCTtgagttttatataaaatgcaatgCAAGctccagaaaaaaaattgaattgccatatgtatatacatatacatacatatatttatataaattttaaaatttgttagaaTTTCAGTTAATATTATCAggtatgattatataattatttttgtaaaaaaaaatatattattttaaagtattatatgttaatttaaagTATCTGATTCAGTTTCCTGGCGTTTTGCATAAAGCATTTCTATCATTAAATTACCCTATGTTCCTTTATGTTATAGTGGTTTAactagttaaaatttttgtgataattttcatatagtaTGCATTGCTTCTTTTATAGTGACagtcttataattttatcagaaGATGCTTGTGCTTGTTTCTTAAGCCGGTGggacattaattttttactttcattgGAAAGATTAATGTTCTGTACCATGCTTTGGCTGATGCAAGAGAATCGTGGATGAATCTTCCCAGAATTTATCGCATGGTACGtatacatatgtgtatataataatttaatgttttcttgACTTGTTCATTGCTTCATTgaacaaaataatagaatatgttttttatatgctCGTTCtagtattgattatatttttatattgctatTATTGCACAATTCTTTAATGCACCTATAGAAAccatatttatgttttaaatgcttttaattatttatagaatttttttaaagataaaattacttttggtagtgaatttttatgcattttttaattacagccTGGAATAGGACAGGTTGGAAATGCTCTTCACGTTGTCAGTCCTGCAGAAAGTGGAGGTACTATAGTATAGCCAGAACcagatattaatacattttcaaaGCACGAAGAAGAATACATCCCATTAATGCGTGCATTACAATCTTCAAAAATGCAGTTTCAACCATATACCCATTATCGACATCTATATTACGTATGGCCAAGTGAAAATTATTCCagtattgtttaaaaaaatagataattccAAAGCATCTAAAAATTGattgcttaaattttttttttaataccaaTTGCCTttcctttccaatttttttttaacacaataaagatgttcaaatttcataatattatacaaattttataagagaATTCAGCGAAAGTAATAAGTAAATTGtgtgtacatgtatatatgtatacatatgtatgttgCTCTTATACACTGTACTAAATCATTCCAATAAGATCctcttagaaaaataaatttaaattgaatggtGTTAATACTAAAtgcttatatatacatatatatatatatatatatatatatatatatatatatatatataaatatatatatatatatatacatacatattattaaaaatttttatattatcaacatttaatttgattatttaaaaatgatttgaaatagTTTGCTTCTTATGGCATAGATTAACAAGCAGTGCAATTATTGTAATCAGTCAGagcaatatgtaaatataaaatattttaagtattattttaatttgcatatttgttattattgtttttatttcgaattatattatattcgaaaaaaaataaattaaatgctatataatacaaagagaatttatattatatcatttttttaaatataattataacaaatattatttttttacattgttaattttaaaaaatatttattgaaaatatactcTACAATGTTTCTTTCTCAATGTTTCTACTTCACTTCTTGTTAAtgcaatttagaaatatagcCGAATTATTGCTAACTAAATTgccttaataaaattataagttaaataaaagaattttttatttgttctagAATATGAATTTGTTCCCGAGAAACTTGTTcgctttattgaaaatttatagtgCATCATTGATGTACAATTAGTTGAAAGCATAATGTAAAAGACGACTTTATATCTGAGAActacgaaatattaataataaataattaattaaaagctatagaataacttatattatactacaataattattttagatttctattttcattgtcCCTCCATATGAAACTTTTTATGGAAAGTTTATTGTAAGATTGTAAGATAAGATAATTCTTGAatttagtttataaaattctatgcatttatctattacatattatctattacaaaataataataaatcatttttacaacgaataaatagatatttttatatagttctcAGATATGAAAgtctatctataataaataaataaatataaacttattaacTAGTtactaaatattctaataatagacAGTATTTCATATTGCCTATTCCACATGGCGCtactttattacttataaaaataattaattaaaaaaattatttattatattatatatattaaaatcaaaatgtaaaaacGATTTGTattgttgtaatttttaaacagtttgaaaatgataatacattttttgacTTCTTATATgggcattttttaaaaaatattcattatttaatgataaaatataatataaagtataaaatcgtaattttaaaacttgtttatttattattacaaaaatgatCAATACCGATATGATTTTGTAAACTAGTGTttcttaaacaatattatcaattatagtATACATTCATCTAAGTATTTTATGaggatatatgataaatttaatttatcatatcatataatatttatcatataataaaatagtttcaatCATTGAGAAACACTAGTCTTATCATCACtatcaatacatatataatacttttttgtaattctttcataaaaggattaaaagtatttcaaaaaatatttttatgtatatgtattcgTATTTTACttcttgattattaattaatagataattgaattataatagaaaattgaatatatatagatatgtgcATATTGTGTATATGGTAATGAATTctgtttttatatagataaaaataattggcaaatagaaataattttgttttgaaagatgttttaatatttgtataaatgaaaataataataactttcttttaaattaataaatctcaaaattttacaataatatacattataacaaaacatataattttacaataatacagcattataattttaattgacaatatttgaaataaaaatcatcaacaaattttaattgcattaattagaatctgaaaattttgtcatgttcgatatttattttttaaagaaaaaataaatataatatcgctttttttcgtttgaattCCCTGTGATATGTGCGTatgttgatataattatttaattgtgaaTAAGTGAGAATAAAGTGAGAATTATGTTAATGTCATGAATCatgtaagataaataattaattttaaagttatatttgtcgattgaaaatttcttatatcgatatggattattattaagcaaaaaacaattgaaatttggtCTAGTAAATGCCaaatgatatttgatttattcaattcgaaatttacAGAGTGcttatcataattatcatcAAGATTACTaatcttatgaaaaaatatttgattcaaaAGCGTAATATGagctataattttatgaaatcaaaaatacaCATGgtgctatttaaaaaaatcaagattatcttgattttttattgaataaacaattttttagaactctttattattgcaattttttgcaaattgatttacttttgttcgaaatattttctcataagattaatacaaaaaatacggCTAATACGGcctaaaaaatcataatgacggtttttattaagataaacGTTTTGTATAATGTTcctatattataagtaaaataagaagttcataataaataacatgtatgtttcattttatgattaatattgatcagaaattatagaattgattaatttattagtctaattgcaatataataattaataatatatatatatatattagttttctctattgtaacataaaattttcatttgttgaaatactaattaatattattcaatgttttttgtTACATAAAGCGAACAAGATTTCTTTATATCtgcaaaaaatttgcaattacaattttataatattattattaatacaataaataatacaataatgcgaagaaatattttattgaattaattaactaatCTGGCTGATTACATCTCTATAGATgcacataaaaataatcagtTTCCTATTTGTTgacttttttatgaaatattttcacatataaatttacaatattaaatttttaattcttttcgcaTTTTACttgatttatttacaaaaatgtatattctttgtaattataaatgaaaaaaatttaattgttattattctcgtgtatttttcttttcttagttacccaaaattatataattattttcaaaaatataatatatatatttaaattataggcaattaaattttttcatagtgTTACATGCTTAGCTAACTATGATGATGTTCGATTTGTTTTttgtctttaatttttttttaacatacgTGTAACGTACCTTTAATATTGcaacaaaattgtattttgtaaCTGATTTTAcactatgaaaaatattttatatgatatatttggataattttctaaacatttaataaatcagagaaatgaaaaagttaCAAATACTTCGTGTAGATAATGACTTAGTGCAAAAAGTGGATTTACAAATAGGTAACAACATTATTAGTCGAAAAGTAGTAACTGCagtaagtatttaattatatataaaaatatatataaaagataattaatgttgaattttcttaaccatcaaatatttttaaactataatgacgtttatatattttgacgCATGCGTTTAAAAAGTGTGTTTCATCATGTGAAagtttttttctgtttatttattatacttaaattaaagatattgtatttcaaaaattgtgaaattttacaTACAGTTTGTATAACTTAAATTTCAGTGTGATAATGATCAAGTTATAAAACATGCtgcaataataaatgtaatgtcTAATAATGAAATGACAATAACaccggtaaaaaaaattttatttttattatacaataaaaatccttatatagaatattatttagtaaCGTTCTataggaatattattttctagtaTCAGGTTTCACCATGTTACATGAAATCTACTGAATCGTCGCGATGGCAACTTCTTAAACTAGGTGTTACAGTTCCGATAAAACCTGGAGATGTGTGTACTTTAGTACCGGAGAAATGttggtttaaaattatattagtatctgataaaatggaaaataatgaaGACTATGCATTAAAACGAAAAGTAcgaaattaatgtattaaatgactactataatttattttcaaatattttttaataattataggcTAATGAAGATATAGATTCAGATACTATACATGATAAAAGGCTTTGTTCTGAATCAGGAGAAGGTGACAATTTACAGTATAATGTATTGaacaaaatgttaaataagaataatgatataacTAAAGTAAaagttgaagaaaatattattaatgaaaataatgtatcatataatgataatgaagaTAAAACACAAAACtcaaattctatattaaaatatgaatgtcAAAACATACATCATTCATCTGTAACAGaagatatttccaaaattcaaaatgcaaataaatcaaatgataaacctgcaaatgaaaaaaatttaagtctTAAAAATTCACATTTGACTTCTATAAATGTAAACAATGAAAAAGTTactacaaaaaatatacaatctcCTATTTCAAAAGGAGAACATGAATCTAAAATATCTACTAATGTAACAGTTTGTAATgtttttagaagaaataaatgcaaatatgGAAAGGAATGTTAcaggtaattatatatatattgtttaatttaaaatatttaatgaaaaaatttgttgatagGAAAAATTCACAACATAGAGATAAATTTAGTCATCCTGATGATCCTGATTATGATATTCctgataatagaaaaaagtgTCCTTATGGCACTCAATGTTATCGTAAGAATCCTCAGcataaaatacaattcaaaCATACTGACAAAGATATTGCAAGTAAACATAATAAACGAAACTATAAACAAACTCAGAAACAATCTTTGGATATTTTAAGTGGTATAGAAGATTCATCTGCAGAAGAATCTGCTGAAGAATCTGTTGATGAATCTGAATATGAACCTAGTGATATTGAAAGTTCAGAtgatgatgaaatatattctgacaaaaatgaaagtgaacaagaaaatatatatatgtccaGTTGATTAAgagatagatatttttttattataatatgtttggatatttttaaatttatctatgtaattttacataaagtaTGTTGTACATGTGGAACATTATATAacacatattttacataactacataaatatatgtggTAGTGtaagaaagatgaaagaatatagaaatattttatttttacaatattataattgataagtaagtataatcatataagaattagtttatttttttatgactgAAATGTACAAaaacaatgataaataaatacttcaaaaatagttacaaaatttaataaacctgATATCCTTCATCactttctatatattcttCAGTAGCTACATCTACAAGTATGTGTTTTGGTATTTCTGAAcctcttattttaattgtataacaaACATTCTCCATTTTATGAAGGCTTTGTTTAAGAGTACAAAGTTTTCTGTTTATTTCCTTATTTGATATACTAACACAACCAAGAAAACCTTTGTACATATTTCTAACAAAATTACATGTTTCATAACAACTAGCACTATCTCCTGTTgctaaattattaatgcatTGACGCATTAGCTCTCCAGTCAAATCAGAAATGCCTAAGATATATTCAAATGGAGTAATTAAAATCTgtatagatttagatttttcagaatttgtaTAAGTAAGTGCTTTTCCTAATTCTAACCAATTTTTCATGTTACCACTACTTAAGTATTGGTAAAATGTAACAGCTTCTATATATTCCTCTAAACCATTACGATAagcttttaaataaagatatggaTCTTGATTTTCTAATTCTCGTGAAATAGCTTTGAAATGATTTTGTGCAACATTTTGCAATCTTAAATCAGCTTCACATAACACACTTTCTTGTTTGCTTTTTTTATCTATGGtatgcaaaagaaaaataattcttttactttCTATAGTAATATCTCTTCCAGTTTTTACAATTCTCTCAAAACGATCATGTTTATCATCTAATTCAGTTGCATATGCTCGAAATTGTTGTAAAACAAAACtgttttcatttgtattttccacaatttcttttttcttgtcaCCAcagttaattttcttattagaaTGATATCCACGATTTTTTTCGCCACCTTTTATCCaatcataaaataagaaagtcaaatttttaatgattataatttttttttaaataatcgaaatataattgttcattaacaattataattgtttattatttatatatatatttattttaataagtcaATAAACGTTGTATATaacaatgtatataaattatattaaattatattaaaaacagaaaaaaacttGT
This DNA window, taken from Apis cerana isolate GH-2021 linkage group LG5, AcerK_1.0, whole genome shotgun sequence, encodes the following:
- the LOC107997890 gene encoding aprataxin and PNK-like factor isoform X3, translating into MSNNEMTITPVSPCYMKSTESSRWQLLKLGVTVPIKPGDVCTLVPEKCWFKIILVSDKMENNEDYALKRKANEDIDSDTIHDKRLCSESGEGDNLQYNVLNKMLNKNNDITKVKVEENIINENNVSYNDNEDKTQNSNSILKYECQNIHHSSVTEDISKIQNANKSNDKPANEKNLSLKNSHLTSINVNNEKVTTKNIQSPISKGEHESKISTNVTVCNVFRRNKCKYGKECYRKNSQHRDKFSHPDDPDYDIPDNRKKCPYGTQCYRKNPQHKIQFKHTDKDIASKHNKRNYKQTQKQSLDILSGIEDSSAEESAEESVDESEYEPSDIESSDDDEIYSDKNESEQENIYMSS
- the LOC107997890 gene encoding aprataxin and PNK-like factor isoform X1; the encoded protein is MKKLQILRVDNDLVQKVDLQIGNNIISRKVVTACDNDQVIKHAAIINVMSNNEMTITPYQVSPCYMKSTESSRWQLLKLGVTVPIKPGDVCTLVPEKCWFKIILVSDKMENNEDYALKRKANEDIDSDTIHDKRLCSESGEGDNLQYNVLNKMLNKNNDITKVKVEENIINENNVSYNDNEDKTQNSNSILKYECQNIHHSSVTEDISKIQNANKSNDKPANEKNLSLKNSHLTSINVNNEKVTTKNIQSPISKGEHESKISTNVTVCNVFRRNKCKYGKECYRKNSQHRDKFSHPDDPDYDIPDNRKKCPYGTQCYRKNPQHKIQFKHTDKDIASKHNKRNYKQTQKQSLDILSGIEDSSAEESAEESVDESEYEPSDIESSDDDEIYSDKNESEQENIYMSS
- the LOC107997791 gene encoding translin-associated protein X, coding for MSQVKGGEKNRGYHSNKKINCGDKKKEIVENTNENSFVLQQFRAYATELDDKHDRFERIVKTGRDITIESKRIIFLLHTIDKKSKQESVLCEADLRLQNVAQNHFKAISRELENQDPYLYLKAYRNGLEEYIEAVTFYQYLSSGNMKNWLELGKALTYTNSEKSKSIQILITPFEYILGISDLTGELMRQCINNLATGDSASCYETCNFVRNMYKGFLGCVSISNKEINRKLCTLKQSLHKMENVCYTIKIRGSEIPKHILVDVATEEYIESDEGYQVY
- the LOC107997890 gene encoding aprataxin and PNK-like factor isoform X2, which encodes MKKLQILRVDNDLVQKVDLQIGNNIISRKVVTACDNDQVIKHAAIINVMSNNEMTITPVSPCYMKSTESSRWQLLKLGVTVPIKPGDVCTLVPEKCWFKIILVSDKMENNEDYALKRKANEDIDSDTIHDKRLCSESGEGDNLQYNVLNKMLNKNNDITKVKVEENIINENNVSYNDNEDKTQNSNSILKYECQNIHHSSVTEDISKIQNANKSNDKPANEKNLSLKNSHLTSINVNNEKVTTKNIQSPISKGEHESKISTNVTVCNVFRRNKCKYGKECYRKNSQHRDKFSHPDDPDYDIPDNRKKCPYGTQCYRKNPQHKIQFKHTDKDIASKHNKRNYKQTQKQSLDILSGIEDSSAEESAEESVDESEYEPSDIESSDDDEIYSDKNESEQENIYMSS